TTATTTAAAGCATTAGCTGAATTTGCAGAGAAACAGGCTTTAGATAGTAGCAATGTAGGCTTGTTTGGTGAACCTGAACCAGTAAGTGTAAAAGATGCTATCCAATATGCACAACAAGTGCTTGGTGATGATTTCATTAGTGTTCAAATGTACGATTCTTTGATTGAGGCCAACAGATCAAGTAACCCTAAGACAATTCGATTAACCAAAGAAGGGGCTGAACGTTTCCATAGTGCTTTGAAAATAAAAGTTGCTCAAGGTGGTGACAATGAAAAACCAGAAGTGAACAAAATTAATGACATTCTTTTCGAAGGATTAGATATTTAGTTCTGGAACCTACTGAAAATTAAGTACTTACGATCCCTCAACATACGAACATAAAGTTCCTATGCTGAGGGATATATGTCCAACTTTAAGCTCAAACCAATCACTAAAGACACTGTATTGGTTGCGATTTATTACATGATTGATTTCATGCATTTTCAGAGCAATATTGCTCGGTTTTTCCTTCTTATCATCCATAAGCAAATAGAACTTAACTTGTCTGTAGCGAAGCAAGCATTATCCTTTGCACGTCAAGAAAGTGATTTTCCAAAATTGGATGAAGTAGTTGAAGTCTTATATGCTGAAGCTATAAAAAACATTGATGAATCAGTTATCGAACATTTAAATAACGGTTCAAGAAATGTTATTGAACAACTAGAGACTATTGTCAGTCTTTTTGCTTGTGAAAAAGAGCTGAAGCCATACACAACTAAAAAGAATAAAACGCTACAGGTTATTGGTTTAAAAGGAATAAAATTAACCAAAGCTAAAGAATATGATCCTTATGCCTTTTATTCTCAGGGTGAAATTCTTGTTCGCTCAAAACATCTTAAAGCTATTCCAGACTCACTTCTTTCCGAAGATCAGCAACTAGTAAAAGGGTTATTCTCCTATGTATCAAATACCAATTCAGATGTGGAATCAGTTGGCGAATTTCGTTTCAGATCCAGAGGACCAATTGTTCCTGCAAATGGATCAGGAAAAGATGAACTCGAGACTGCAGAAGCAATCAGAAATGATGGAGAAACTGGGGAACTCAGAAACAGTAGTTCTGGCTTATCAAAAAGTGATGATGCAAGTTTACTTGGCGGCCGAAATCCAAGAAATGAATCTTCAGATGGAGATAGTGGAACCAGTACTAACCGGGTTAACAGCAGCGGAAGCGGTGAACTATCTGGTAAGAGATCATCTCTTAAACGAGCAAGAGATCGATCAATTGTACAATCTGCTAAATCAGTTAGAGCTGCCATAGATGAAAAGCGTGAAGCTCAATTAAAAGCAGATAATGTAGAAACTGTTTGGAGTGATGCCTCAAATATTGACGAAGCTTTGCCATATCTACAACCTGCACAGCGCGGGGATGTTTTTAAAACGGAAAAGCACTTAATCGCGGAAAATAAGAAGGGTATTCTTTTTACAAATGGCACAGGTACAGGCAAAACTTTTACTGGGCTGGGTGTTGCAAAGCGTTTTATTAATGCTGGTCTCAAGAATATTTTGATTGTTACCCTTAACGATAAAATCGTGAATGACTTTGTAAAAAGCTCAAGTCCTTTGCATATAAAGGCTTATAAATTAAAAAGCATTAAAGATAACGGCGGAGATGAGCACTCAGTAGTAGTCACAACTTTTGCTAATTTTGGTCAAAATACAAGTTTGGTTCATAAACATTGGGACCTTATTTTAATTGATGAAGCCCATACTCTTTCACAATCATCTGATGGGAAATCAACTGCAGCTTTAAACAAGCTACGAGCATTAACAGGTCATTTGCGAGGTTTTAATGAATGGTTTGATAATAAATTTGCAGATCAAATACCTAATGAAGAACTTGATGAAAATGGCAAAGAAACTGAGCAATATCTATCCGCTTATAACAAAATGCAGATCCTTCGAAATGAGCAACATAAAATCTGGAATCTGAACTGGAAACACCAGAAAAGTAAGTGCAAAGTTGTTTTCTTATCTGCTACGCCATTTAGTTATCACTTTTCACTTGATTGGGCGGAGGGCTATTTATATGACTATATGTCGCCTTCAGTATCTGTAGATGATCAAGGTAATTTTGCAGAAGGCTTTGGTAAGGCTAGAGAGCACTTTTATATGGGCAATCTTGGATATCGAAAACGATATGGTAAGTTGACTCGTCCAGAGGCAAAGGTGGATACAGGTGTACTTGAAAGACAGTTTGCCGAAAGTCTTAAAAACACTGGGGCTATGTCTGGACGCGATTTAGAAGTTAATTTTGACTATGATCGAAAATTTATTCTAATTGGCTCTCGAGTAGGTGAACTTATTGATGAAGGTTTAACTTATCTTCGCAATGGTTATAAAGAAATCGAAGGGCATAAAACACGAACTTTTGAAGAATGGGCGGCTCAGACTGGAAAACCAACAACAGGCTGGGGACGTCATGCATCGATGCAAGAATATGATCAGCTATTCACAGGAAATCGTTTTAAAAACATATACGAAATTATTGCAAAACGCTTTGATTATTTAGCAAGACGTCGTTTATTAGAAGCTATTAAAGCTGAAGCTTGTGTTGATATGGTGAAAAAGCACTTAGCATTAGGCCGTAAAGTAGTTATTTTCCATGATTACAATGAGGGTGGTGGTTTTGCACCTTTCTTAATTAGTCAGCTTGATATCGAAAAATATGAGATCCACTTAAGAGATGCTATTGAGCTTGAATATAATTCATTCAAGGAAACCAGACCGGATCTAGTGAATCTCAATCTTGACTATGATTCACCAGTTGAGACTTTAAAGAAAGCATTTCCAAATGCTCTATTATTTAATGGCCGTATTTCAAAGCAACAACGTGAATCTAATGTAAATTTATTTAATACAGATGGTAGCGGGCATGACATTCTTATTCTGCAGTCAGATGCGGGCTCAACAGGAATTAGCTTGCATGATACAACTGGTAAACATCAACGAGTTTTAATTAATATTGGGCAACCAACAAAGCCAGCCAAGTTAAGACAGACAGAAGGTCGTATCTATCGAACTGGACAAGCATCGAATGCTATTCAGAGATACTTAACTACGGGTACTGCATGGGAACGGGCTGCATTTGCAGACACGATTGCTGGACGTGCAGAAACAGTAGATAACTTTGCAAAAGGTGCCGATGCTGTAGTAAGTATCAAAGAAGCGTTAATTCAGGCTTATGAAGATGCTCAATATGAAGAGCCAAGTCTAAATGATGGTATTGGTGGTAAAGCATATGATGAAGAAAATGCCCGTATTGCTAAGTTAACCCCATTTGATCAAGCACTAACATTCTACTATGCCAAAGGCAAACGTTCTGAAAGTCGTGATAACCGCGAAGGTAAAGAGTGGTATGCAACGCCTGAACCACTTGGATTTAAAATGATTGAATGGGCTGGTGTGCA
This genomic stretch from Acinetobacter oleivorans DR1 harbors:
- a CDS encoding DEAD/DEAH box helicase family protein; amino-acid sequence: MSNFKLKPITKDTVLVAIYYMIDFMHFQSNIARFFLLIIHKQIELNLSVAKQALSFARQESDFPKLDEVVEVLYAEAIKNIDESVIEHLNNGSRNVIEQLETIVSLFACEKELKPYTTKKNKTLQVIGLKGIKLTKAKEYDPYAFYSQGEILVRSKHLKAIPDSLLSEDQQLVKGLFSYVSNTNSDVESVGEFRFRSRGPIVPANGSGKDELETAEAIRNDGETGELRNSSSGLSKSDDASLLGGRNPRNESSDGDSGTSTNRVNSSGSGELSGKRSSLKRARDRSIVQSAKSVRAAIDEKREAQLKADNVETVWSDASNIDEALPYLQPAQRGDVFKTEKHLIAENKKGILFTNGTGTGKTFTGLGVAKRFINAGLKNILIVTLNDKIVNDFVKSSSPLHIKAYKLKSIKDNGGDEHSVVVTTFANFGQNTSLVHKHWDLILIDEAHTLSQSSDGKSTAALNKLRALTGHLRGFNEWFDNKFADQIPNEELDENGKETEQYLSAYNKMQILRNEQHKIWNLNWKHQKSKCKVVFLSATPFSYHFSLDWAEGYLYDYMSPSVSVDDQGNFAEGFGKAREHFYMGNLGYRKRYGKLTRPEAKVDTGVLERQFAESLKNTGAMSGRDLEVNFDYDRKFILIGSRVGELIDEGLTYLRNGYKEIEGHKTRTFEEWAAQTGKPTTGWGRHASMQEYDQLFTGNRFKNIYEIIAKRFDYLARRRLLEAIKAEACVDMVKKHLALGRKVVIFHDYNEGGGFAPFLISQLDIEKYEIHLRDAIELEYNSFKETRPDLVNLNLDYDSPVETLKKAFPNALLFNGRISKQQRESNVNLFNTDGSGHDILILQSDAGSTGISLHDTTGKHQRVLINIGQPTKPAKLRQTEGRIYRTGQASNAIQRYLTTGTAWERAAFADTIAGRAETVDNFAKGADAVVSIKEALIQAYEDAQYEEPSLNDGIGGKAYDEENARIAKLTPFDQALTFYYAKGKRSESRDNREGKEWYATPEPLGFKMIEWAGVHTGDSVLEPSAGDGAIGRFVPQDVELTMIEPTESLASRAQMANTGAKVIVDTFESLETLNKYHAIVMNPPFGHAGTLAIQHIKKAFGHLYDGGRIVALVPRGSMDSKVDEFIESTPGAVLTAEIWLPQSTFKNAGTAVSTRIIIIEKHAGTNDVPITRELDFTHLTSVEDLFSEIRDIAMPPRKLRIDEQLAKYELYVRTERSKYVFNGDGVDKPQIKNIMLKFWGSEVNEFNEVVMPYNKSAEIIKKIDEFEQVNSINLAA